From a region of the Corythoichthys intestinalis isolate RoL2023-P3 chromosome 7, ASM3026506v1, whole genome shotgun sequence genome:
- the LOC130919411 gene encoding uncharacterized protein LOC130919411, translating to MMETDPDWGPSLHLGHTSVTPTKTARSARLSRREQLRKETLQTPEMGVQQDANIEELQTKEGPSEPGEINSHQQNEEGTPDAGEESGKLQTEEGTHEAGEGDQLITEDETHNTSQDVTQTVIIDCFEIFTEKPNLKARKAHAQMFSSYKYHHTIKYFIGITPKGAICFLSKGWGGCTSDKHITLNSGFLDNLLPGDIVLAERF from the coding sequence ATGATGGAGACTGACCCAGACTGGGGACCATCCCTACATCTCGGACACACATCTGTTACACCGACAAAGACTGCTCGCTCTGCAAGACTAAGTAGGCGTGAGCAGCTACGGAAAGAGACATTGCAAACACCAGAGATGGGGGTCCAGCAGGATGCAAACATTGAAGAGCTGCAGACCaaggagggaccatctgaaCCTGGTGAAATAAACAGTCACCAACAGAATGAGGAGGGGACACCTGATGCTGGAGAAGAAAGTGGTAAGCTACAGACTGAAGAGGGGACACATGAAGCTGGAGAAGGTGATCAGCTAATCACAGAGGATGAGACGCACAACACCAGTCAGGATGTGACACAGACTGTGATTATtgactgttttgaaattttcacagaGAAACCAAATCTGAAAGCACGTAAAGCACATGCCCAAATGTTTTCCAGCTACAAGTACCACCACACTATTAAGTACTTTATAGGCATTACACCCAagggagccatttgtttcttatcaaaaggctggggaggTTGCACAAGTGACAAACATATAACCCTGAACAGTGGTTTTCTTGATAATTTGTTACCTGGGGACATTGTCTTGGCTGAGAGGTTTTGA